The genomic interval CCACGCTTATATCCCCCCTGTGATTGCGGTGAACAATCAGGTAGCACACCGAAAGCCCGAGTCCGGTCCCCTTTCCGGGGGGCTTGGTGGTGAAAAAAGGCTCGAAAATACGGCGTCTTGTTTCGCCGTCCATGCCGGGGCCGTTGTCGCGCACCATGACAGCCAGACTGTCTCCTTCCTGCCGGGCGGCAATGGTTATGCGCCCCTGTTCAGTGCGGTCCGCCCGTTCTGTGGGCCGTTCACTTGTCCGTTCACTAGCCCGATTAGTAGCCCGATTAGTAGTCTGTTCAATGCGTTGTTCGGCGATGGCTTGGGCGGCATTGCGCAGCAGGTTAAAGAATACCTGCACCATTTCCGTTTCAGAGCAGTGCACCTCAGGAAGGTCGGGCGGAAAATCACGCGTGATTATCAGACTGCGAAAATCGAACCTGTTCAGCACGTCATAGTCCGACTCCGCAAGACGAATGGCCCGTTCCACAATGTCCGGCAGCCTATGCGGGGCATGGTGGCTCTCGCTTTTGCGGCTGAAGTTGAGCATGTTGGACACGATCTTTGCCGCCCGCTGTCCGCATTCCCGTATGCCTTCCAGCATGCGGTCCATGCGCCGCAGGCGCATGTATTCGCGTATGGCTTCCAGGCTGCATCCCGCCTCTTCGGCTGCCTTGCGGTTGGCTTCTATATCGCCATAAAGCCGCCGCGAAATGTTCTGCACACCTTGCAGAATGCCGCCCAGCGGATTGTTTATCTCATGGGCCATGCCTGCTGCCAGCCCGCCCACGGAGAGCATTTTTTCCGACTGCACCAGCAGTTCTTCCGTACGCTTGCGTTCGGTGGTGTCCGTAAGAATGGCAAGAATCTCGTTCCCTATGGGCTTAACTCTAAACTCCACAAAGCGTATTTCGCCATTTTTGCAGGCAACCTCCCATTCCCGCACAGTGGTGTTGGAGGGCAGGGCGTTTCCCGCTCTGCGAAGCGCCGCATCCCACAGCATGCGCCCTTGTCTGCGGTATCCGGGGTCCGGAAGGGCTTTTTTCCACCATTCATCCATGTGCGGCACATCCCCGTGCGTATAGCCGAGCATACGCGTGAATTCCGTGTTCACCAGTAACACGTTACCGTTTCGGGCAATAAGGGCCATGCCCAGCGGCGAACTTTCCACCAGAGTCCTGAACCGTTCCCGGCTCTGCCGCAGGTCGGCGGTTTTCTGCTGCACGGCCCGTCGCAGGCTCCACGTCCATAACAAAAACCCGCACAGGAGCAGGGCGATGGGAATACCGGCATACATGGCGTAGAGCATTAAGGTCCGGGTTATGGATTCCCGTTCATACACCCCGAACCACTTGTCGTGGATGCGTTCATATTCCCCGGAATTTTTAATGATGTTTAACCCTTCGTTAAAGGTCGCCCGCAGCACCTCATCCCCCTTGCGTACCACAATGCAGAAGCGCCTCGGCTCCATGGGCGGTCCCACTGTCTCCAGTCCGTCTAGTTTCCGGCGGTGTATGATGTGCAGTGCCTGCAGGGTGCCCAGCAGTGCCGCGTCGCATCCGCCCGATGCCAGCGCGTCGAGCGCTTCATTCTGCGAGGTAACTGTCACTATGGTCACATCGGGCAGGTTCAGGCGTGCATAGTCGTGCATAATGTCGCCCTGCTGCACAACAATCGTCTTGCCCGCAAGATCATCAAGTGAGGCTATGGGTGAGCCTTTGCGCACAAACAGGGCGTGATTGGCTATGATATGCGGTGTACAAAAATCCACCAGTCTTTCCCGTTCCGGGGAGTAGTACATGCCCGTCAGGGCGTCTATTTCTCCCTGTTCTATCTGGCTGCGCACTTCTGTCCACGGACCAAGGTCAATGCGGATATTCAGATTCATGACCCGTGCCACAGCACGCACAATGTCCACGCTGAACCCGGAGGGAACGCCATTGTCCAGAAAATCGTAGGGGGGGTAGTTGTAGTCTCCACGTATGTGGATGAGATTGTCGTCTTCCGCGCTCTGTGCGGGAGAAGCGTAAACGCCGGACCCCAGCAGCAACGTGCATGCGAAGATGATGAGCAGGGTGCGCATGTCCTTGTCCTCGGGCGTTATCGCTGTGGCGTACGGTGCCGCTGAGGCGTACGGTGCATGTACAACCCGTTCGGCATGTTACAGTATATACGTCTTATGCCATTCCGGCATATATGAAAAGACCGGCCAGAAAAAAACCTGTAAGGTGTACAGAAATATCGTGCTGTGCATATCCGTATTGCCCGCACCCTGCATATGCGGTACTTGAAAAAGAGGGGCCTGTTCCTGCCTGTGTGTGGCAGGGTAATCACTACAAGGCCGGAGGCCCGGCACACAGCATGCGATGGCGCAGGCCCGCAGAAGAGGAGAACAATGAAGCGATTTTGTTACACCATAACAGTGTTTCTTTTGTGCGGCATGCTGCAGAGTATGGTTTCGGGCTGTTCACAGAGAGAGCACCATGAACCTGTCCGGCGTGTTACTCTGGAAGCAGCCGTGCAGGAATTCTTAGCATCTTCTGGAGCGCCGGGGGTGGTCGTCTCCGTGCTTCGGCGCGGCGAGGATGCGCCGCTTTCCGTAGCCGGCGGGCTGGCCTGTCTGGAAAACCCTGTGGAAATGGCACCC from Desulfovibrio psychrotolerans carries:
- a CDS encoding transporter substrate-binding domain-containing protein → MRTLLIIFACTLLLGSGVYASPAQSAEDDNLIHIRGDYNYPPYDFLDNGVPSGFSVDIVRAVARVMNLNIRIDLGPWTEVRSQIEQGEIDALTGMYYSPERERLVDFCTPHIIANHALFVRKGSPIASLDDLAGKTIVVQQGDIMHDYARLNLPDVTIVTVTSQNEALDALASGGCDAALLGTLQALHIIHRRKLDGLETVGPPMEPRRFCIVVRKGDEVLRATFNEGLNIIKNSGEYERIHDKWFGVYERESITRTLMLYAMYAGIPIALLLCGFLLWTWSLRRAVQQKTADLRQSRERFRTLVESSPLGMALIARNGNVLLVNTEFTRMLGYTHGDVPHMDEWWKKALPDPGYRRQGRMLWDAALRRAGNALPSNTTVREWEVACKNGEIRFVEFRVKPIGNEILAILTDTTERKRTEELLVQSEKMLSVGGLAAGMAHEINNPLGGILQGVQNISRRLYGDIEANRKAAEEAGCSLEAIREYMRLRRMDRMLEGIRECGQRAAKIVSNMLNFSRKSESHHAPHRLPDIVERAIRLAESDYDVLNRFDFRSLIITRDFPPDLPEVHCSETEMVQVFFNLLRNAAQAIAEQRIEQTTNRATNRASERTSERPTERADRTEQGRITIAARQEGDSLAVMVRDNGPGMDGETRRRIFEPFFTTKPPGKGTGLGLSVCYLIVHRNHRGDISVESVPGKGTAFHLRLPLNHTDVASLTHPED